One genomic segment of Micromonospora sp. WMMC415 includes these proteins:
- a CDS encoding MerR family transcriptional regulator — MFTIGDFARLGRVSVRMLRHYDSIGLLRPAAVDPHTGYRYYTAVQLRRLNRVIALKDLGLTLAQVQVILDDALDVAELRGMLRLRRAQLEAQVAADTARLAGIEARLRAIEKEGGMTNQDVVLKEIPQVRVAELTAVAPSYATPDIGPVIQPLYPELFRRLEAAGITPTGPGLAYYEPAGERENVVVHAGVGVAVDPDRARDFAVVDLPAVPAAATIIHHGPMDEVEGTMQVLARWIEENGWRADGYARELYVEYCADDPSAGVTELQLPVRRD; from the coding sequence ATGTTCACCATCGGAGACTTCGCCAGGCTCGGCCGGGTGTCCGTGCGGATGCTGCGTCACTACGACAGCATCGGCCTGCTCCGGCCGGCCGCCGTCGACCCGCACACCGGGTACCGCTACTACACCGCCGTGCAGTTGCGCCGGCTCAACCGGGTGATCGCCCTCAAGGACCTCGGCCTCACCCTGGCCCAGGTGCAGGTGATCCTCGACGACGCGCTCGACGTGGCCGAGCTGCGGGGGATGCTGCGGCTGCGCCGGGCCCAACTGGAGGCGCAGGTCGCGGCGGACACCGCCCGGCTGGCGGGGATCGAGGCGCGGCTCCGGGCCATCGAGAAGGAGGGCGGCATGACCAACCAGGACGTCGTACTCAAGGAGATCCCGCAGGTCCGCGTCGCCGAGCTGACGGCGGTCGCGCCCAGCTACGCGACCCCGGACATCGGTCCGGTGATCCAGCCGCTCTACCCGGAGTTGTTCCGGCGGCTGGAGGCGGCCGGGATCACGCCGACCGGGCCCGGTCTGGCGTACTACGAACCGGCCGGCGAGCGGGAGAACGTCGTCGTGCACGCGGGCGTCGGCGTCGCCGTCGACCCGGACCGGGCCCGCGACTTCGCGGTCGTCGACCTGCCGGCGGTGCCGGCGGCGGCCACCATCATCCACCACGGTCCGATGGACGAGGTGGAGGGCACCATGCAGGTCCTGGCCCGCTGGATCGAGGAGAACGGCTGGCGGGCGGACGGCTACGCCCGCGAGCTGTACGTGGAGTACTGCGCCGACGACCCGTCGGCCGGGGTGACCGAGCTCCAGCTGCCGGTCCGCCGCGACTGA
- a CDS encoding asparagine synthetase B has translation MCGITLSIGPEADPSVFRRMLATLQTRGEVTETRYETGLLTGVRRLRVVDRDRAVQPWVSDDEAWVLCYNGEVFNHDELRAELTALGHRFRSVSDTEVVLAAYLWWGEGMVSRLRGEYAFAIVERASGRVYLVRDPLGVKPLYWTRTPGCLHVASEVKALAGFGTPIGEVPPGHHGWADVALPVRLRPYVDLLTLGDGLPPVDDPDEAALLVRAALTESIRRRVDTDLTVGVVLSGGLDSSLALLHVRELHPDCVAVTVGVPESPDVAYARRLARDLGVPHEVVELRPRDIRLAEIREAIRISELTEYGDIINAVVSVPLFRRLRELGVKVALTGDGSDELFGGYPMYQQVGPEAARRLFLHKIRNLCRTELQRVDRTSMAYGVEARVPFLDLSVVELAMRLPVGLTMRDGQEKWIVRRAFADLLPDYIRRRPKNPMSYSSGLHERARLYKPLFARLHRSFRYDLLEPVRRDFDSVLTRCGNDLDRALAAGRARPDYTMLEHARDLVGAARWNAVPVVRRLVGPRRNRGDGAPLPG, from the coding sequence ATGTGCGGCATCACGCTGAGCATCGGCCCCGAGGCCGACCCGAGTGTCTTCCGGCGCATGCTGGCCACCCTGCAGACGCGCGGCGAGGTGACCGAGACCCGGTACGAGACCGGCCTGCTCACCGGCGTCCGCCGGCTGCGGGTGGTGGACCGCGACCGGGCCGTGCAGCCCTGGGTGTCCGACGACGAGGCGTGGGTGCTCTGCTACAACGGCGAGGTCTTCAACCACGACGAGCTGCGGGCGGAGCTGACCGCGCTCGGGCACCGCTTCCGCAGCGTCAGCGACACCGAGGTGGTGCTCGCCGCGTACCTGTGGTGGGGCGAGGGGATGGTCTCGCGGCTGCGCGGTGAGTACGCCTTCGCGATCGTGGAGCGGGCCAGCGGTCGCGTCTACCTGGTGCGCGATCCCCTCGGCGTCAAGCCGCTGTACTGGACGCGCACGCCGGGATGCCTGCACGTGGCGAGTGAGGTCAAGGCCCTGGCCGGTTTCGGGACCCCGATCGGCGAGGTGCCGCCGGGCCACCACGGCTGGGCGGACGTGGCGCTGCCGGTCCGGCTTCGCCCGTACGTCGACCTGCTCACCCTCGGCGACGGACTGCCGCCGGTGGACGACCCGGACGAGGCCGCCCTGCTCGTCCGTGCCGCTCTCACCGAGAGCATCCGCCGGCGGGTGGACACCGACCTCACCGTCGGCGTGGTGCTCTCCGGGGGGCTGGACAGCTCGCTGGCGCTGCTCCACGTGCGCGAGCTGCACCCGGACTGCGTCGCCGTCACCGTCGGTGTCCCGGAGAGCCCCGACGTGGCGTACGCCCGGCGGCTGGCGAGGGACCTCGGCGTGCCGCACGAGGTGGTGGAGTTGCGCCCGCGCGACATCCGGCTGGCGGAGATCCGGGAGGCGATCCGCATCTCGGAGCTCACCGAGTACGGCGACATCATCAACGCGGTGGTGTCGGTGCCGCTCTTCCGGCGGCTGCGCGAGCTCGGCGTGAAGGTGGCGCTCACCGGCGACGGCTCGGACGAGCTGTTCGGCGGCTACCCCATGTACCAGCAGGTCGGCCCCGAGGCGGCCCGCCGGCTCTTCCTCCACAAGATCCGCAACCTCTGCCGTACGGAGTTGCAGCGCGTCGACCGGACCAGCATGGCGTACGGCGTGGAGGCCCGCGTGCCGTTCCTCGACCTGAGCGTGGTCGAGCTGGCGATGCGCCTGCCGGTCGGGCTGACGATGCGCGACGGCCAGGAGAAGTGGATCGTCCGCCGCGCGTTCGCCGACCTGCTGCCCGACTACATCCGGCGCCGGCCGAAGAACCCGATGTCGTACTCCTCGGGCCTGCACGAGCGCGCCCGCCTGTACAAACCGCTGTTCGCCCGACTGCACCGGTCGTTCCGCTACGACCTTCTGGAGCCGGTGCGCCGGGACTTCGACAGTGTGCTCACCCGCTGCGGCAACGACCTGGACCGGGCGCTCGCCGCCGGCCGGGCCCGGCCCGACTACACGATGCTGGAGCACGCCCGGGACCTGGTCGGCGCGGCGAGGTGGAACGCCGTGCCGGTGGTGCGCCGGCTGGTCGGGCCCCGCCGCAACCGGGGGGACGGCGCGCCGCTGCCGGGGTGA
- a CDS encoding DUF5715 family protein — protein sequence MRVPSRSPGHQPGPPSSPTAPARRRAPAVSHRRLPATEPDLDAYRAAVADLLVEIGALADTSCAAARQVLVDQRLREPALAAVLDATPQGLVGARETLLLEMARYVPNERSSAGDLATLVRIYLLSRIDVMWWRDAPTYLTDEQVNGSPDLVDLEWLRRRDLLRFRYQEQPATLLGRGVRAVRRRVFPGATPRTAGLLFRRTRREVVALLNDIGREFAARTPAATPPLWVTSLVRSVEHQHRLRRLGYAAMVPSGHCLGWAVDVEVTWFERFGVRDTLADLLLARQRAGEVNVVDEGQAWHVCLAPAARHRLRRAYEAEMGI from the coding sequence ATGCGCGTGCCCAGTCGAAGCCCGGGACACCAGCCCGGTCCTCCCTCCTCGCCCACCGCGCCGGCCCGGCGGCGCGCACCCGCCGTGTCGCACCGCCGCCTCCCGGCCACCGAGCCCGACCTGGACGCGTACCGCGCCGCCGTCGCCGACCTGCTGGTCGAGATCGGCGCGCTTGCCGACACGTCCTGCGCCGCCGCCCGGCAGGTGCTGGTCGACCAGCGGCTGCGCGAACCGGCCCTCGCCGCGGTGCTCGACGCCACCCCGCAGGGCCTGGTCGGCGCCCGCGAGACGCTGCTGCTCGAGATGGCCCGGTACGTGCCGAACGAGCGCAGCTCCGCCGGTGACCTCGCTACCCTGGTCCGGATCTACCTGCTGTCCCGCATCGACGTGATGTGGTGGCGCGACGCGCCCACGTACCTCACCGACGAGCAGGTCAACGGCAGCCCGGACCTGGTCGACCTGGAGTGGCTGCGCCGGCGCGACCTGCTGCGCTTCCGGTACCAGGAGCAGCCCGCCACGCTGCTCGGCCGGGGCGTGCGGGCGGTGCGCCGCCGCGTCTTCCCCGGCGCCACCCCGCGCACGGCCGGCCTGCTGTTCCGCCGGACCCGCCGGGAGGTCGTGGCGTTGCTGAACGACATCGGCCGGGAGTTCGCCGCCCGTACCCCGGCCGCCACCCCGCCGCTCTGGGTGACCAGCCTCGTCCGCAGCGTCGAGCACCAGCACCGGCTGCGCCGGCTCGGGTACGCGGCGATGGTGCCGAGCGGGCACTGCCTCGGCTGGGCGGTGGACGTGGAGGTGACGTGGTTCGAGCGGTTCGGGGTGCGGGACACCCTCGCCGACCTGCTGCTCGCCCGGCAGCGGGCCGGCGAGGTCAACGTCGTCGACGAGGGTCAGGCCTGGCACGTGTGCCTCGCGCCCGCGGCCCGCCACCGCCTGCGCCGCGCGTACGAAGCCGAGATGGGGATCTGA